The proteins below are encoded in one region of Metallibacterium scheffleri:
- a CDS encoding ABC transporter permease encodes MRNTATWMQGLAYALLALAIAAAALAFATLRVLDSGAIPGAASGYRYYTLGVMRSTGPSFAMGSIVIAQLDPLFLRTVAAGMATDQKASLRAVAAGATTVTARVDMVTGDYMRALHVSPLAGRLLQASDVADCAPVVVLSASLAQQLFGSPAQAVGRSLRMAADAGVNGPLLRVVGVVPDTFKGLDVQRPARAWAPVPQLPALSGVHFPMCTASKPHDGAIAFSIFGLPAVLSAPASVSLAQLDTLLANAWQRLPASARGKDQLGLVVSAPFSLSPQARLQAAHRTTLYLALAIAALVLATINVFTLRWLALVRRRHVLQLERVLGATRAYLRRRYVLRTGALALALLLASTVLSALGYWALHALVGHDSVLWASLSLPALAGELVWALPLLLLIVVLAEALPLLVLLQRERIDGGSRVALSRADRGIGIGVLVAEVLLAAVMSCAAAWALHYAWQQRHADLGMLRASVTIVSITRKPGDASGMVVLTKSSAKIPAQVLLFDVLQRATCAVVPDAHLAIGPLPVRATLSTSNSVTAGTRATSVMSVAANPAWRSAAGVRLLAGRNFTARRPDSQAVLIDAHTARALFGHVRTAIGGVIDQDGSTSHVIGVIAPLYLHGPSHDAAQVVIGDFRAGQSFFPLIGGTVFFRPALADARTAQLRAALDAALQRQAPTLQVTRIESSQQVLARLTRTQTRQAQVFLAIALFAWAIALSGVAAHLRLYLAMRRRLAAIRSALGAGPRRLYGEVLGGTLALAGAGIALSLLAAPWLAQQFAFLSGAQVAPFGAATWIALAVLLLAVFLVAHFPARRAARAEPAASLHEL; translated from the coding sequence ATGCGCAACACCGCAACCTGGATGCAGGGACTGGCATACGCGCTGCTGGCGCTGGCCATCGCCGCCGCCGCGCTGGCCTTCGCCACCTTGCGCGTGCTGGACAGTGGCGCCATCCCGGGTGCCGCGTCGGGCTATCGCTACTACACGCTGGGCGTGATGCGCAGTACGGGCCCGAGCTTCGCCATGGGCAGCATCGTCATCGCGCAACTCGATCCGCTGTTTCTCCGCACGGTGGCAGCAGGCATGGCCACCGACCAGAAGGCTTCGTTGCGCGCCGTGGCGGCTGGTGCCACCACGGTCACGGCGCGCGTCGATATGGTTACCGGGGATTACATGCGCGCCCTGCATGTCTCACCGCTGGCCGGGCGCCTTCTGCAAGCCAGTGATGTGGCCGACTGTGCGCCGGTCGTCGTGCTCAGTGCGAGTCTGGCGCAACAGTTGTTCGGCTCGCCTGCACAGGCTGTCGGACGCAGTCTGCGCATGGCTGCCGATGCCGGCGTGAACGGCCCCCTGCTGCGCGTGGTGGGTGTCGTGCCGGATACCTTCAAGGGGCTTGATGTGCAACGGCCTGCACGCGCATGGGCGCCGGTTCCGCAGTTGCCCGCACTCAGTGGCGTGCATTTTCCGATGTGCACGGCATCCAAGCCACATGATGGTGCGATTGCCTTCAGTATCTTCGGCCTACCCGCCGTGCTCAGCGCGCCGGCGAGCGTGTCGCTGGCGCAACTGGACACGCTGCTGGCCAATGCCTGGCAACGTCTGCCGGCCTCCGCACGCGGCAAGGATCAGCTCGGCCTGGTTGTGTCCGCACCGTTCTCGCTGTCGCCGCAGGCGCGTTTGCAGGCCGCGCATCGCACCACGCTGTACTTGGCATTGGCCATCGCCGCGCTGGTGCTGGCCACCATCAACGTGTTCACTCTGCGCTGGTTGGCGCTGGTGCGGCGCCGGCATGTGCTGCAACTGGAGCGCGTGCTCGGCGCCACGCGCGCCTATCTGCGCCGACGCTACGTGCTGCGCACGGGGGCGCTGGCGCTGGCGCTGCTGCTGGCCAGCACGGTGCTGAGCGCTTTGGGCTACTGGGCACTGCATGCGCTGGTCGGACACGACAGCGTGCTATGGGCCAGCCTGAGTCTGCCGGCGCTGGCTGGCGAGCTGGTGTGGGCCTTGCCGCTGCTGCTGCTGATTGTGGTGCTGGCCGAGGCGCTGCCGCTGCTGGTGCTGCTGCAGCGCGAGCGCATCGATGGCGGCAGCCGCGTGGCGCTGTCGCGCGCGGATCGCGGCATCGGCATCGGCGTGCTGGTGGCCGAGGTGCTGCTGGCGGCTGTGATGAGCTGCGCGGCGGCCTGGGCGTTGCACTACGCCTGGCAGCAGCGCCATGCGGACCTCGGCATGCTGCGTGCGTCGGTCACGATCGTAAGCATCACTCGCAAGCCCGGCGATGCCTCGGGGATGGTCGTGCTGACCAAGTCATCCGCCAAGATTCCGGCCCAAGTGTTGTTGTTCGATGTCCTGCAACGTGCCACGTGTGCGGTGGTGCCGGACGCCCATCTGGCAATCGGCCCATTGCCCGTCAGGGCCACACTCTCGACGTCCAATTCCGTCACGGCCGGCACGCGCGCCACGTCGGTGATGTCCGTTGCCGCCAACCCTGCCTGGCGCTCCGCGGCTGGCGTGCGACTACTGGCCGGGCGCAATTTCACGGCGCGCAGGCCCGATTCACAAGCCGTGCTGATCGATGCCCACACCGCGCGCGCCCTGTTTGGTCATGTGCGTACTGCCATCGGTGGCGTGATCGATCAGGATGGCAGCACATCGCACGTCATCGGCGTGATCGCACCGCTGTATTTGCATGGTCCCAGCCATGATGCCGCGCAGGTGGTAATCGGCGATTTCCGCGCTGGTCAGTCATTTTTCCCGCTCATCGGCGGCACCGTGTTTTTCCGCCCCGCGCTTGCAGATGCACGCACCGCGCAACTGCGCGCCGCGCTGGATGCGGCCCTGCAGCGTCAGGCGCCGACCTTGCAAGTGACCCGCATCGAATCGAGCCAGCAAGTCCTGGCACGGTTGACCCGGACACAGACACGTCAGGCGCAGGTGTTCCTCGCCATTGCGTTGTTCGCCTGGGCGATCGCGCTGTCCGGCGTGGCCGCGCACCTGCGGCTGTACCTGGCCATGCGCCGACGACTCGCTGCCATCCGCTCCGCGCTGGGTGCCGGGCCGCGCCGTCTGTACGGCGAGGTGCTGGGCGGCACGCTGGCTCTGGCGGGTGCGGGTATCGCGCTGTCGCTGTTGGCGGCGCCGTGGCTGGCGCAGCAGTTTGCGTTCTTGTCCGGCGCGCAGGTGGCGCCGTTCGGCGCGGCGACGTGGATCGCCTTGGCCGTGCTGCTGCTGGCGGTGTTCCTGGTGGCGCACTTCCCCGCGCGCCGCGCCGCGCGCGCCGAACCGGCGGCGAGCCTGCATGAGCTGTAG
- a CDS encoding ABC transporter permease has product MDIEMPQRAWWWQGVAYALLALAIAATALAFAVSQAWNSPLIPGAAPGYRYLALGYRRASGNDFASLATNELPAILPKLPADWRLGTEFSSDVSLALRPDKGIPAVRVGLIFGDYLQALHLHPLAGRLISLRDQEDGNAVILLSAGQAQRWFGSAQAAIGRVVHDSHGLALRVIGVLPNAFQGTEHLFYRRPTVAWIPGTLVVLLSNGHWPTSNGHKPAGNLLARIPVTGPAPLLSVPDDVGVPRLYAELARVYAQSRLRLSKDVRGFAVAAPYSLTPSIQRQYAQRMRLFLGLALAALVLAAINVLVLQWLGYLRRRGTLNLERVLGARRGFLMRRMLMRDLLVLVALLLGSTLLAVLGAVFLRHVVSNLAPVVTVGALLAPLARILPAVVAVVMLAELLPMMVLLGRERLDGVRTISGARGDRVFGALLLTSEISLGVVMSVLAAWAIAYAWHATHEDVGFLDRPATLVEIRPQGDVFGALMHPDLRKAQVFLQQTLHVLASAQPGVIAGAGPQIMRNTGYDLPKSINADTRSATACVVSATPGWITAAGVRLRAGVNFDTHHAQADQVLLDARLAEQLFGSARSALGRSVSEQGAPVPWRIIGVVAPVYLHGTQQDHCPVVFEDLRNSKFGLSGNPHTLVLAGHQDAAQRQTLRERLNAFFQREHAAFEIESIRSTTQTRDWLAAQQITESRVFTLIALFAWAIALSGIVALLRLYLAQRRRLLAIESALGATPSRIYLGVVLGTLAVAGIGALIALLLLPWLATQYALLSGAQVSPYGQATWIALAVLLLAVFLVAHFPARRAARAEPATSLHEL; this is encoded by the coding sequence ATGGATATCGAGATGCCGCAGCGCGCATGGTGGTGGCAAGGAGTTGCGTATGCGCTGCTGGCGCTGGCCATCGCCGCCACCGCGCTGGCGTTCGCGGTATCGCAGGCATGGAACTCGCCGCTGATTCCTGGCGCCGCGCCGGGGTACCGATACTTGGCATTGGGTTATCGACGGGCCAGTGGCAATGACTTCGCGAGTCTTGCAACCAACGAACTGCCCGCGATCCTTCCCAAATTGCCAGCGGATTGGAGGCTGGGCACCGAATTCTCGTCGGACGTTTCACTGGCGTTGCGCCCTGACAAGGGCATACCCGCGGTCCGGGTCGGTTTGATCTTTGGTGATTACCTGCAGGCGCTGCACTTGCATCCTCTTGCAGGGCGTCTGATCAGTCTGCGCGACCAGGAGGACGGCAATGCGGTGATCCTGTTATCGGCAGGTCAGGCACAGCGTTGGTTCGGCAGCGCACAGGCTGCAATCGGGCGTGTGGTCCATGACTCGCATGGTTTGGCATTGCGCGTGATCGGCGTGCTGCCGAATGCGTTCCAGGGTACCGAGCATCTGTTTTACCGCAGGCCGACGGTGGCGTGGATACCGGGCACGCTGGTGGTGCTGCTCAGCAACGGTCATTGGCCGACCTCGAATGGGCACAAGCCAGCCGGCAATCTGCTGGCGCGAATTCCGGTCACTGGTCCAGCGCCGCTGCTCAGTGTGCCGGATGATGTCGGCGTTCCGCGGTTGTACGCGGAACTGGCGCGAGTTTACGCGCAGTCGCGCTTGCGACTCTCGAAGGATGTGCGCGGGTTTGCCGTCGCGGCGCCCTACAGTCTTACGCCATCGATACAGCGTCAGTACGCGCAGCGCATGCGTCTGTTCCTTGGCCTCGCTCTCGCGGCGCTGGTTCTGGCCGCCATCAACGTGCTGGTGTTGCAGTGGCTCGGCTATCTGCGGCGACGTGGCACGCTGAACCTTGAACGCGTGCTGGGTGCGCGTCGCGGTTTTCTGATGCGCAGGATGTTGATGCGCGACCTGCTTGTGTTAGTTGCGCTACTACTGGGTTCGACGTTGCTTGCCGTGCTGGGTGCCGTCTTCCTGCGACATGTGGTGAGCAATCTCGCGCCGGTCGTGACGGTGGGCGCCCTGCTGGCGCCGCTGGCCCGGATACTGCCTGCAGTCGTGGCGGTAGTGATGCTGGCTGAACTGCTGCCCATGATGGTGTTGCTGGGTCGCGAACGCCTGGATGGCGTCCGCACGATATCCGGCGCGCGTGGCGATCGTGTGTTCGGTGCGCTGCTGCTGACCAGCGAGATCAGTCTTGGCGTGGTGATGAGTGTGTTGGCGGCGTGGGCCATCGCCTATGCCTGGCACGCCACGCATGAAGATGTCGGGTTTCTGGATCGGCCGGCCACCCTGGTCGAGATAAGGCCGCAGGGCGACGTGTTCGGGGCGCTGATGCATCCGGACCTGCGCAAGGCGCAGGTCTTTCTGCAGCAGACGCTGCATGTTCTGGCATCGGCACAGCCCGGGGTGATTGCCGGCGCAGGTCCACAGATCATGCGCAACACGGGCTACGATTTGCCGAAAAGCATCAACGCCGATACACGCAGCGCAACTGCCTGCGTGGTCAGTGCCACGCCCGGATGGATCACGGCGGCGGGGGTGCGTCTGCGGGCGGGCGTGAATTTCGACACCCACCACGCGCAGGCCGATCAGGTACTGCTGGACGCACGTCTTGCCGAGCAGCTGTTTGGATCGGCCAGGTCTGCTTTGGGGCGTTCGGTCAGCGAACAGGGCGCACCAGTACCATGGCGCATCATCGGCGTGGTGGCGCCGGTGTACTTACATGGCACCCAGCAGGACCATTGTCCGGTGGTGTTCGAGGACCTGCGCAACTCGAAGTTCGGTCTCAGCGGTAATCCACATACGCTTGTACTCGCCGGGCATCAGGACGCGGCCCAGCGGCAGACCCTGCGCGAACGTCTCAATGCCTTCTTCCAGCGCGAGCATGCTGCTTTTGAGATCGAAAGCATCCGCAGCACTACGCAGACGCGCGACTGGCTGGCCGCGCAGCAGATCACCGAGTCGCGCGTATTCACGCTGATCGCGCTGTTTGCCTGGGCCATCGCGCTGTCCGGCATCGTGGCGCTGCTGCGCCTGTATCTGGCGCAGCGGCGGCGCCTGCTGGCGATCGAAAGCGCATTGGGCGCCACGCCTTCGCGCATCTACCTCGGCGTGGTGCTGGGCACGCTGGCCGTGGCCGGCATCGGCGCGCTGATCGCCCTGCTGCTGTTGCCCTGGCTGGCCACGCAGTACGCGCTGCTGTCCGGCGCGCAGGTTTCACCCTATGGCCAGGCGACATGGATCGCGCTGGCCGTGTTGCTGCTTGCGGTGTTCCTAGTGGCGCACTTCCCCGCGCGCCGCGCCGCGCGTGCCGAGCCGGCGACGAGTCTGCATGAGCTGTGA
- a CDS encoding ABC transporter permease, which produces MKGRIAAYLMLGVALAATVFCYMLLQGMAGSQIAGASPQRRYFTLGVQTAGGVNYSVSPKLAAGLQQRLPDAFAVAVSFDGPPRFSSLVLPDGSKRVAMALDSVRGQYFRAVDLRHVLGRVISPAEERANAPVIVINRHCADALFGSAQAALNRALILHIGGGSSAGPRQVQVIGVIMGGFTGIRAYDEHFRHEPVAWVPLAFPIGFPTLLSVPASLPQGEIRHDLDLAWHGLPETVRGVGNHGLVFTQPFSTDPDAVAATAHKLGLYLDLAGAALLLTLVNLIAVNFLEALRRRSVQAIERTLGATRAWQLRRVLYRSLLGALVSLLVTGALLVAALVVARRAIAAMGGFALMSSPWARVGRVLDWPHLLIPALALIVAVVLVEVLVHAGLLARGQQGSGSMQVSSPRGERRIGGVILALEFTLAALLAVLAGWGVQYAWRMAHQDLGMLRGQRITLLSTKLNKAYSAAHPHAWMEGVTSAVLAADLRRAIAGVEPQAVVAFGPVVGVPFRHSDGNFKFSEMTLEAGQSRIGTHGFVASPGWLQVGAVQLLAGRGFSRDDPDPHAILIDADVARALFGNVRNAVGREVHTSAFPHMPSRTMRVRGIVAPLYLEGPGHAPVASFIEAMQGGDQTFRFMGGDLLIRPALPVAAYPALQAAVQRVYAKDSPTIEVAGVRSSTRQLNRLNRPQRILATIFGVVAGFALLIALTGLAVFLRLFLALRKRVDAIRQALGASPRRLYIGVLAGTVLLCVAGAVLALLFTPWLAQQFALLSGAQVAPFGSATWIALAVLLLAVFLVAHFPARRAARAEPAESLHEL; this is translated from the coding sequence GTGAAGGGAAGAATCGCCGCGTATCTGATGCTGGGCGTCGCCCTGGCGGCGACGGTCTTCTGCTACATGCTGCTGCAAGGGATGGCAGGCAGCCAGATCGCGGGCGCTTCGCCGCAACGGCGCTATTTCACGCTGGGTGTGCAAACGGCGGGTGGTGTCAATTATTCCGTCAGTCCCAAGCTGGCTGCCGGGTTGCAGCAGCGTCTGCCGGATGCGTTCGCCGTTGCCGTGTCGTTCGACGGACCACCCCGATTTTCCAGTCTGGTCTTGCCGGACGGTTCGAAGCGTGTCGCCATGGCCCTGGATTCGGTCCGTGGACAGTACTTCCGGGCCGTGGATCTGCGCCATGTGCTGGGGCGGGTGATTTCGCCAGCCGAGGAACGGGCGAACGCACCGGTGATCGTGATCAACCGCCATTGCGCGGATGCGCTGTTCGGCAGCGCGCAGGCGGCGCTCAACCGCGCACTGATCCTCCACATCGGTGGCGGCAGTTCCGCGGGACCGCGGCAGGTGCAGGTCATCGGCGTGATCATGGGCGGCTTCACCGGAATCCGCGCCTACGACGAACATTTCCGGCACGAGCCGGTGGCTTGGGTGCCGCTTGCGTTTCCAATCGGTTTTCCGACGCTGCTCAGTGTGCCCGCGAGCTTGCCGCAGGGCGAAATCCGTCACGACCTCGACCTGGCCTGGCACGGTCTGCCGGAGACAGTCAGGGGCGTGGGCAACCACGGTCTGGTCTTCACCCAGCCGTTTTCCACGGATCCTGATGCCGTGGCTGCCACAGCACACAAGCTCGGGCTTTATCTGGACCTGGCCGGTGCGGCACTGCTGCTGACACTGGTCAATCTCATCGCGGTGAACTTTCTCGAAGCCCTGCGCCGCCGCTCGGTGCAGGCCATCGAACGCACCCTGGGCGCGACACGCGCCTGGCAACTGCGGCGGGTACTGTATCGATCTCTGCTTGGAGCACTGGTGAGTCTGCTGGTCACCGGTGCGCTGCTGGTCGCGGCTCTCGTGGTCGCGCGGCGCGCCATCGCCGCCATGGGCGGGTTCGCGTTGATGTCGTCGCCGTGGGCGCGCGTCGGGCGAGTGTTGGATTGGCCGCATCTGCTGATCCCGGCACTTGCGCTGATCGTGGCGGTGGTCCTGGTCGAGGTGCTGGTGCACGCCGGGTTGCTGGCACGCGGGCAACAGGGATCCGGCTCGATGCAGGTGAGCAGCCCGCGTGGCGAACGGCGGATCGGGGGTGTCATCCTTGCGCTCGAGTTCACCCTTGCGGCGTTGCTCGCGGTATTGGCTGGATGGGGCGTGCAGTATGCCTGGCGTATGGCGCACCAGGACCTGGGCATGTTGCGTGGGCAGCGGATCACGTTGCTGTCGACGAAGCTCAACAAGGCCTATTCCGCTGCGCATCCACACGCATGGATGGAAGGGGTCACGAGTGCCGTGCTGGCCGCCGATCTGCGGCGCGCCATTGCCGGCGTCGAGCCGCAAGCGGTGGTCGCGTTCGGACCGGTGGTCGGTGTCCCATTTCGCCACAGCGATGGCAATTTCAAATTCAGTGAAATGACGCTCGAAGCGGGCCAGTCCCGCATCGGCACGCATGGGTTCGTGGCTTCGCCGGGTTGGCTGCAGGTCGGCGCAGTGCAACTGCTGGCCGGGCGCGGTTTCAGTCGCGACGATCCTGATCCCCACGCGATCCTGATCGATGCCGATGTGGCGCGGGCCTTGTTCGGCAACGTGCGGAACGCGGTTGGAAGGGAAGTGCACACCAGTGCATTCCCGCATATGCCGTCGCGGACTATGCGCGTGCGCGGGATCGTTGCGCCGCTGTACCTGGAGGGGCCAGGACATGCGCCGGTGGCCAGCTTCATCGAAGCGATGCAAGGTGGTGACCAGACTTTCCGGTTCATGGGCGGGGATCTCCTCATCCGCCCGGCGCTCCCCGTCGCAGCCTACCCGGCGCTGCAGGCCGCGGTGCAGCGCGTCTACGCGAAGGATTCGCCAACGATCGAGGTTGCCGGAGTGCGGTCGAGCACCCGGCAGCTCAATCGGCTCAATCGTCCCCAGCGGATCCTGGCGACCATCTTCGGTGTGGTGGCGGGTTTCGCTTTGCTGATCGCCCTGACCGGCCTGGCCGTGTTTTTGCGCCTGTTCCTGGCACTGCGCAAGCGGGTGGATGCGATCCGCCAGGCGCTGGGCGCGAGTCCGCGTCGCTTGTATATCGGGGTGCTGGCGGGCACCGTGTTGCTGTGTGTGGCCGGCGCCGTGCTGGCCCTGCTGTTCACACCGTGGCTGGCGCAGCAGTTCGCCCTGCTCTCCGGCGCCCAGGTGGCGCCGTTTGGCTCGGCGACGTGGATCGCATTGGCCGTGCTGCTGCTGGCGGTGTTCCTCGTCGCGCACTTCCCCGCGCGCCGTGCCGCGCGCGCCGAGCCGGCGGAGAGCCTGCATGAGCTTTGA
- a CDS encoding FtsX-like permease family protein, which translates to MASLFVVLIVLANVVSLFLVRALKRVRDQAVSMALGARWWQRALPGLAEGLLIGVIAGVIGLLLSIVLSAWLMHWSALAGKLPLLDWRVAMYALLLVVGATLVIGFAPMLALDARRLIEYLAARRLETRGQGHLRSALVMLQVAISTALLIASLFVLRSLITLQQTNLGFDSSRYLVAQLDFSQVLKKPDFNAPLGILDTLRHAVNTVPGVAGASFSTKVPFDGISMSTNAHIANATQADPVSLTTVADDYFQIMGMKQLLGRPFSAYPSGQQNVVMVNRAFVNKYMGAQGMPIDEDMRIEGQIYRIAGVVSDIRADDPAQPPVPYVYFRYPAQAGPYLEMTIASTGAHATSALAHAVSAALHRTMPQLPDADVTPMSVSLQGYYASRKTIAKTLGIAGLVALLVVVLGIYAALAYDVALRRQTHAIWMALGARPAHVVGWSVRRGVTLVALGLILGSAAGVYAMRFLQRYLYAMTLRDALLVLLVVGILLLVAVISALVSSRSVYRLEVAELLHEL; encoded by the coding sequence GTGGCTTCACTGTTCGTCGTATTGATCGTGCTGGCCAACGTGGTCAGCTTGTTCTTGGTGCGTGCACTCAAACGGGTACGCGATCAGGCTGTGTCGATGGCGCTGGGCGCGCGCTGGTGGCAACGTGCATTACCCGGTTTGGCCGAAGGTTTGCTGATCGGCGTCATCGCAGGCGTGATCGGGCTGCTGCTCAGTATCGTGCTGTCGGCTTGGCTGATGCACTGGTCCGCGCTCGCCGGCAAATTGCCACTGCTTGACTGGCGCGTCGCGATGTATGCGCTGCTGCTGGTAGTTGGCGCAACGCTCGTGATTGGCTTCGCGCCCATGTTGGCGCTGGATGCGCGTCGGCTCATCGAGTATCTGGCTGCGCGGCGTTTGGAAACGCGTGGTCAAGGGCATCTGCGCAGTGCGTTGGTGATGTTGCAGGTGGCGATCTCAACGGCACTGCTGATCGCATCGCTGTTCGTATTACGCTCGCTGATTACGCTGCAACAGACCAATCTGGGCTTCGATTCGTCCCGATACTTGGTCGCGCAACTCGATTTTTCGCAGGTGCTGAAGAAGCCCGATTTCAACGCGCCGCTGGGCATACTGGATACATTGCGGCACGCCGTGAATACCGTGCCAGGCGTTGCCGGGGCGAGTTTCAGCACCAAGGTCCCATTCGATGGCATCTCGATGAGCACCAACGCGCACATTGCCAACGCTACGCAGGCGGACCCGGTATCACTGACGACCGTCGCAGATGATTACTTTCAGATCATGGGCATGAAGCAACTGCTCGGGCGTCCGTTTTCAGCTTATCCGTCAGGCCAGCAAAACGTCGTGATGGTCAATCGCGCGTTCGTGAACAAATACATGGGCGCTCAGGGCATGCCAATCGACGAGGATATGCGAATCGAAGGGCAGATTTATCGCATTGCTGGTGTTGTATCGGACATACGCGCCGATGACCCCGCGCAACCGCCCGTGCCTTATGTGTACTTTCGTTACCCGGCGCAGGCTGGGCCGTACCTCGAAATGACTATTGCCAGCACGGGCGCGCACGCGACGTCAGCGTTGGCGCATGCTGTCAGCGCCGCATTGCATCGCACCATGCCGCAGTTGCCGGATGCGGATGTGACGCCGATGAGCGTCAGCCTGCAAGGCTACTACGCCTCGCGTAAGACGATCGCCAAGACCCTGGGAATCGCCGGACTGGTGGCACTACTCGTCGTGGTGTTGGGTATTTACGCAGCGCTGGCTTATGACGTGGCGCTGCGCCGGCAAACGCATGCGATCTGGATGGCACTGGGCGCGCGTCCCGCGCACGTCGTCGGTTGGAGCGTGCGCCGCGGCGTGACGCTAGTCGCGCTCGGCCTGATCTTGGGCAGCGCCGCGGGCGTGTATGCGATGCGTTTTCTGCAGCGCTATCTGTACGCGATGACGTTGCGCGATGCGCTGCTGGTGTTGCTTGTGGTCGGCATCTTGCTGCTGGTGGCCGTGATCTCGGCGTTGGTATCCAGCCGCTCCGTGTATCGCCTGGAAGTGGCGGAGTTGCTGCATGAGCTTTGA
- a CDS encoding efflux RND transporter periplasmic adaptor subunit encodes MNDAPRPDLFETMDVRRGPVHTPWWRRRLTWALVAAAALIVLAAWAWRLSAPGVAQVARSEVWLGTVTRGPFVVQVQAAGKLVPAESRWVAAPASGIVEARYVEPGQAVALGAPLLKLSNPQVANAAQSALADYAAARADLLAKQQSQESTVLAQRSSIEAMKVNVESAAMHLKADATLAAQGIVPKFTYDDEQLKFKLLQQQLAFEKERLARLQSGNASLMAAERERVRQDKALADLKQQELAGLTVRAPVAGQVEQLDAETGEEVAQGKNLARVTNPAALMAQVQVSQYDAASVQPGLPALIDPRQDKIPGRVLRVDPKVKDGLVTVDVRLLKQPPGGRVDQSVDAAIRIAQLPDALSVPRPANVHANSTAAVFVLAPGSNRAMRQNVRFGLGSVDRIQVLSGLAPGEQVILSDTSAYAGDHALELH; translated from the coding sequence ATGAACGATGCCCCGCGCCCGGACCTGTTCGAGACCATGGACGTGCGCCGCGGGCCGGTGCACACGCCGTGGTGGCGGCGCCGGCTCACTTGGGCGCTGGTCGCGGCCGCTGCCTTGATCGTGCTGGCGGCGTGGGCGTGGCGGCTGAGCGCGCCGGGCGTGGCGCAAGTAGCGCGTTCCGAGGTATGGCTGGGCACGGTGACGCGCGGGCCGTTCGTGGTGCAGGTGCAGGCCGCGGGCAAGCTGGTGCCGGCGGAGTCGCGCTGGGTGGCGGCGCCGGCGTCCGGCATCGTCGAGGCCAGGTATGTCGAGCCGGGGCAGGCCGTGGCGCTTGGCGCGCCGTTGCTGAAACTCTCCAATCCGCAGGTGGCCAACGCCGCGCAGAGCGCGCTGGCCGACTACGCCGCGGCGCGGGCCGACCTGCTGGCCAAGCAGCAGTCTCAGGAAAGTACGGTGCTGGCGCAGCGCTCCAGCATCGAGGCGATGAAGGTCAATGTGGAAAGCGCGGCGATGCACCTGAAGGCGGATGCCACGCTGGCCGCGCAGGGCATCGTGCCGAAGTTCACGTACGACGACGAGCAGCTGAAGTTCAAGCTCCTGCAGCAGCAACTGGCGTTCGAGAAGGAGCGCCTGGCCAGGCTGCAATCGGGCAATGCTTCGCTGATGGCCGCCGAGCGCGAGCGCGTGCGCCAGGACAAGGCGCTGGCCGATCTCAAGCAGCAGGAGCTGGCGGGCTTGACCGTGCGCGCGCCGGTGGCCGGGCAGGTCGAGCAGCTCGATGCCGAGACCGGCGAGGAAGTGGCGCAGGGCAAGAACCTGGCGCGGGTGACCAACCCGGCCGCGCTGATGGCGCAGGTGCAGGTCAGCCAGTACGACGCCGCCAGCGTGCAGCCCGGCCTGCCGGCGCTGATCGATCCGCGCCAGGACAAGATCCCCGGCCGCGTGCTGCGCGTCGATCCCAAGGTCAAGGATGGTCTGGTCACCGTGGACGTGCGTTTGCTCAAGCAACCGCCCGGCGGCCGCGTCGATCAGAGTGTCGACGCCGCGATCCGCATCGCCCAGTTGCCCGATGCGCTGAGCGTGCCGCGCCCGGCCAACGTGCACGCCAACAGCACCGCCGCGGTGTTCGTGCTGGCGCCGGGATCGAATCGCGCCATGCGCCAGAACGTGCGCTTCGGCCTCGGCTCGGTGGACCGCATCCAGGTGCTGTCCGGTTTGGCGCCGGGCGAACAAGTGATTCTGTCCGACACCTCGGCGTATGCCGGGGACCATGCCCTCGAACTGCACTGA
- a CDS encoding ABC transporter ATP-binding protein has translation MNATPPVIDLTGISKRFSTEEVDTYALRGVDLRIEKGEFVAVSGPSGCGKSTLMAVLGLLTGFEQGSYRLAGRDVGTLNGDARATVRNQHIGFVFQSFNLIGDLSVLDNVGLPLKFRGGVNKAERHRRAEESLQRVGLAQRLKHFPHQLSGGQQQRVAIARALVGQPDLILADEPTGNLDSQNAETVMQLFAELHTAGATICMVTHDASLAARAQRIVHMLDGRVQAAVQQAA, from the coding sequence ATGAACGCCACGCCACCCGTGATCGACCTGACCGGCATCAGCAAGCGCTTCAGCACCGAGGAGGTGGACACGTACGCGTTGCGCGGCGTGGACCTGCGCATCGAGAAGGGCGAGTTCGTCGCGGTGTCGGGGCCGTCGGGTTGCGGCAAGTCCACGCTGATGGCGGTGCTGGGGCTGCTGACCGGCTTCGAGCAGGGCAGTTACCGGCTGGCCGGGCGCGATGTCGGCACCTTGAACGGCGACGCGCGCGCCACGGTGCGCAACCAGCACATCGGCTTCGTGTTCCAGAGCTTCAACCTGATCGGCGATCTGAGCGTGCTGGACAACGTCGGCCTGCCGCTGAAGTTTCGCGGCGGCGTGAACAAGGCCGAGCGGCACCGCCGCGCCGAGGAGTCGCTGCAGCGCGTCGGTCTGGCGCAGCGCCTGAAGCATTTCCCGCACCAGCTCTCCGGCGGCCAGCAGCAGCGCGTGGCGATCGCGCGCGCGCTGGTCGGGCAGCCCGACCTGATCCTCGCCGACGAGCCGACCGGCAACCTGGACTCGCAGAACGCCGAGACGGTGATGCAACTGTTCGCCGAGCTGCACACGGCCGGCGCGACGATTTGCATGGTCACCCACGACGCGAGCCTGGCCGCGCGCGCGCAGCGCATCGTGCACATGCTCGATGGCCGCGTGCAGGCGGCGGTGCAGCAGGCCGCGTGA